From Pyrenophora tritici-repentis strain M4 chromosome 1, whole genome shotgun sequence, the proteins below share one genomic window:
- a CDS encoding Tas, oxidoreductase (related to aryl-alcohol dehydrogenase), translating to MPELVGKTVGPIGYGLMGLTWRKNPQPAEQSYEAMRTALSLGANNWNGGELYGSPERNSLHLLNEYFTKYPGDAEKVVLSIKGGLKKGEMAPDGSRENVRRSIDECLKVLDGKKSLDLFECARVDPNTPIEDTISYIAEYVKDGKLGGISLSEVSAKSIRRAHGVHPISAVEVEFSLWATEILENDVAATCAELGIPIIAYSPLGRGFLASIPLCQQTGKYKKHSDIEPDSMLHHMPRFQPDVFDENIKLLHAVEDMAKSKGVTPAQIAIGWVLAQSGTKGMPTIIPIPGATTSARIEENMKPAKLSDEDMKALGEMLNKFPPIGARYHEAQSKLLFA from the exons ATGCCTGAACTTGTCGGAAAGACAGTGGGACCAATTGGCTATGGCCTTATGG GTCTCACATGGCGCAAGAACCCGCAGCCGGCCGAGCAGAGCTACGAAGCCATGCGTACTGCGCTCTCCCTCGGTGCAAACAACTGGAACGGTGGTGAATTGTACGGAAGCCCAGAGCGCAACTCTCTACACCTACTCAATGAGTACTTTACCAAATATCCCGGCGATGCGGAGAAGGTTGTCCTGTCAATCAAGGGTGGACTCAAGAAGGGCGAAATGGCGCCGGATGGCAGCCGAGAGAACGTCAGGCGCAGCATCGATGAGTGCCTCAAAGTCTTGGACGGCAAGAAGAGCCTTGATCTATTCGAGTGTGCCAGGGTCGATCCCAACACACCGATTGAAGACACCATTAGCTACATCGCCGAGTATGTCAAGGATGGCAAGCTCGGTGGTATCAGCTTGTCAGAAGTATCCGCGAAGTCAATTCGCAGAGCGCATGGCGTGCACCCAATTTCTGCTGTAGAGGTGGAGTTTTCACTCTGGGCGACGGAAATCCTCGAAAATGATGTCGCAGCAACTTGCGCAGAGCTGGGTATTCCCATAATCGCGTATTCTCCTCTTGGACGCGGATTTCTGGCAAGTATACCTCTCTGCCAACAA ACTGGCAAGTATAAGAAGCACAGCGACATCGAGCCGGATTCGATGCTGCACCACATGCCTAGATTCCAACCCGACGTCTTCGACGAGAACATCAAGCTCCTACACGCTGTGGAAGACATGGCCAAGAGCAAGGGTGTCACACCAGCTCAGATTGCCATCGGTTGGGTGCTCGCGCAAAGCGGTACCAAGGGCATGCCTACGATTATCCCCATCCCAGGCGCGACGACGTCAGCGAGGATCGAGGAGAACATGAAGCCGGCGAAGCTGAGCGACGAGGATATGAAGGCGCTGGGCGAGATGCTAAACAAGTTCCCTCCCATAGGCGCACGGTATCACGAAGCTCAGTCGAAGTTGCTGTTCGCATAG
- a CDS encoding Zn-finger protein: MESPSDLSEYGSDDFPEDVKGRHLSYEATPDQEQRPSKRQRLNIRAPSSPPAHINIMPPDEEEELSEDTDGSVPASPHHHPGMSQDDDYGQEQVTVCKWDGCAAGDLQNMDNLVEHLHDDHIGTRQKKYSCEWSDCSRKGIPHASGYALRAHMRSHTREKPFYCTLPECDRSFTRSDALAKHMRTVHETEALRPSDPVPKHHSSNPTNNKQRLKLVLNNEATKKLPHDKASTPGSPSSLHPPNSASTATIPLAAAASGPASDADYSHNNIIYLQDLAGPNAPKLVQFPPDIEFTPEELALPAPQLFQLLRRQLLWATQEGEQLRAEAEELERVRYDEWQAKELLFENFMEAQAATERRRRVQEGLPEDMDGWQSVENDILPSKALPIPPRDGKLPWWRDEAALVTRPKVEDEALQAVARPPPADIRQHEDVTPQVPVV; encoded by the exons ATGGAATCTCCCTCAGACCTTTCCGAGTACGGCAGCGACGACTTTCCCGAGGATGTAAAGGGCCGCCATCTCAGCTACGAAGCCACTCCGGACCAAGAGCAGCGGCCCAGCAAGCGACAACGCCTGAATATCCGCGCGCCCTCTTCGCCCCCAGCACACATCAACATCATGCCGCcagacgaggaagaggagcTGTCCGAAGACACTGATGGTTCTGTGCCCGCATCGCCACACCACCACCCGGGCATGTCGCAAGACGACGACTACGGCCAGGAACAGGTGACAGTGTGCAAATGGGACGGGTGCGCAGCGGGAGATCTCCAGAACATGGATAATCTCGTAGAGCATCTTCACGACGACCACATTGGCACCAGGCAGAAGAAGTACAGTTGCGAATGGAGCGACTGCTCGAGAAAGGGCATACCGCATGCCAGTGGCTATGCACTACGAGCACATATGCGCTCCCACACAAGAGAGAAGCCCTTTTACTGCACCCTACCAG AATGCGACCGCTCCTTCACCCGCTCCGACGCTCTGGCAAAACACATGCGTACAGTCCACGAAACCGAAGCCTTGAGGCCCTCTGACCCCGTCCCCAAACACCACTCCTCCAACCCGACAAACAACAAGCAGCGCCTCAAGCTCGTCCTTAACAACGAAGCCACCAAGAAACTACCTCATGACAAGGCCTCAACACCCGGCTCCCCGTCATCCCTGCACCCACCCAACAGTGCCTCTACCGCTACCATCCCCCTGGCAGCAGCGGCTTCAGGACCCGCCTCAGACGCAGACTACAGCCATAACAACATCATCTATCTGCAAGACCTCGCCGGCCCAAATGCCCCCAAATTAGTCCAGTTTCCACCCGACATAGAGTTTACTCCAGAGGAACTCGCACTCCCAGCTCCACAACTGTTCCAACTACTGCGCCGACAGCTGCTATGGGCAACGCAGGAGGGCGAGCAATTACGCGCTGAAGCAGAGGAGTTGGAACGAGTACGCTACGATGAGTGGCAGGCCAAGGAATTGCTGTTTGAGAACTTCATGGAGGCGCAGGCGGCGACTGAGCGGAGACGTCGTGTGCAGGAGGGTCTGCCAGAGGACATGGATGGCTGGCAGTCTGTTGAGAATGATATTCTGCCATCCAAGGCTTTGCCTATTCCGCCCAGAGATGGCAAATTGCCGTGGTGGCGCGATGAGGCTGCTTTGGTGACGAGGCCGAAAGTCGAGGACGAGGCACTACAGGCCGTTGCTAGACCGCCGCCGGCTGATATCAGACAGCATGAGGATGTTACGCCGCAAGTTCCCGTCGTCTAG
- a CDS encoding ProP, Permease major facilitator superfamily has translation MFEKVPKINNVYYLAIVATMGANICNDYFNNPSGVQQGAIGSALAAGSILGSVMAGPISDKFGRRDALLFACIWWLVGTAIQVATINRGMLIAGRILNGVTVGITSSQVPVYLAEISKHSQRGAIIIIQQLAIEWGILIMYFIGYGCSFIPGETASFRTAWGIQYVPCVFFMIGLPFLPESPRWLAKVDRTEEAIHVLAAIQADGNIEDPYVVAEYEEIITTLTAERLAPQGWRKFVLNGMWKRTLAGFSVQAWQQLSGANIMTYYVTYLFAMAGLSGNINLVSSGIQYALFIIFSSIMFFFVDKIGRRTLLVWGAISMGVCHFVVGGTLGAHSTYVPGGVNGDANVVMLVHGSPAYTVIAFCYLLIIFYALTLAPICWVYAAEVWSLETRASGMGISATGNWLFNFAIGFFIPPAFVNIRWGIFIVFGVLCILAAVQFFFTYPETCGKTLEEIEVLFSKDGPHAWQTKKGSDHLARDIKHVAAAQAKGDARASIERVIKKEKGETETTEAV, from the exons ATGTTTGAGAAAGTCCCTAAGATCAACAATGTCTACTATCTGGCGATCGTTGCCACCATGGGTG CCAATATATGCAA TGATTACTTTAATAACCCATCTGGAGTTCAACAAGGAGCCATCGGATCCGCGCTTGCTGCTGGCTCAATACTCGGATCCGTAATGGCTGGACCAATCTCTGATAAATTTGGTCGTCGCGATGCACTTCTTTTCGCCTGCATATGGTGGCTCGTGGGCACTGCTATTCAGGTTGCAACCATCAACCGAGGCATGCTCATCGCTGGCCGAATCCTGAACGGTGTCACTGTCGGTATCACTTCATCCCAGGTGCCGGTATACCTCGCAGAGATCTCTAAGCACTCCCAACGTGGTGCAATTATCATCATTCAACAATTGGCTATCGAATGGGGTATTCTCATCAT GTATTTTATAGGTTACGGCTGCAGCTTCATTCCCGGAGAGACAGCATCGTTCCGCACCGCCTGGGGCATCCAATACGTCCCATGTGTGTTCTTCATGATCGGTCTGCCGTTCCTACCAGAATCACCGCGCTGGCTCGCCAAAGTCGATCGCACAGAAGAAGCAATTCATGTTCTTGCCGCTATCCAGGCCGATGGGAATATCGAAGATCCCTACGTTGTCGCTGAATACGAGGAAATTATCACTACTCTCACTGCCGAGCGCCTCGCCCCCCAAGGATGGCGAAAATTCGTTCTCAACGGCATGTGGAAACGCACTCTCGCCGGATTCTCTGTCCAGGCGTGGCAACAGCTGAGTGGTGCCAATATCATGACGTACTACGTAACCTATCTGTTCGCCATGGCAGGACTGAGTGGAAACATCAACTTAGTATCCTCGGGTATTCAGTATGCCTTGTTCATCATCTTCTCATCGATCATGTTCTTCTTTGTCGATAAGATTGGACGCAGGACCTTGCTCGTATGGGGTGCAATATCGATGGGCGTGTGTCACTTCGTGGTCGGCGGCACTCTTGGAGCACACAGCACCTATGTGCCTGGTGGCGTGAATGGGGACGCGAACGTGGTAATGCTTGTCCATGGATCACCGGCTTATACTGTCATAGCGTTTTGCTACCTGCTGATTATATTCTACGCCCTTACCTTGGCTCCGATATGTTGGGTGTACGCCGCCGAGGTATGGTCTTTGGAAACCCGGGCCTCAGGTATGGGCATCAGCGCGACTGGCAACTGGTTGTTCAATTTCGCTATCGGATTCTTCATTCCACCTGCGTTTGTCAACATCAGATGGGGGATCTTTATTGTCTTTGGCGTACTGTGTATACTGGCGGCAGTTCAGTTCTTCTTCACATACCCCGAG ACTTGTGGCAAGACTTTGGAAGAGATTGAAGTACTGTTCAGCAAAGATGGTCCCCATGCGTGGCAGACCAAGAAGGGCAGTGACCATCTCGCCCGTGATATCAAACATGTTGCAGCTGCTCAGGCCAAGGGCGATGCGCGGGCTAGCATTGAAAGGGTTATCAAGAAAGAGAAGGGTGAGACTGAGACGACGGAGGCTGTGTAG